Proteins encoded within one genomic window of Cucumis sativus cultivar 9930 chromosome 3, Cucumber_9930_V3, whole genome shotgun sequence:
- the LOC101210037 gene encoding uncharacterized protein LOC101210037, with amino-acid sequence MSSSSSSDDDSAAVEPTPAEETAENKEPETAIEEIAAPAEAEETTPTIAAVEAPVTKTSSRASGSGPVVRFDISQSSSLTTIAQTAIESLKPILPNTIPSSLSSAPNPALALLNDLETIAQITALLRRPTSGAGDDNLCRWLYDTFQSSNPDLKLVVLRFLPVLLSAYLSRVVSRRKSLAGFEAVLLSLYAHETNRRASQPLSVNIPDLTHPSIYHESIFPHKNNATALNLAVISPSLEPHGMVRSTKRARIVGVALELYYTKIDKIPETSKIEFCEFCRIWAGDVNNRGVKKEEATAAVVEEAEEEEEEDGIGRIPLPWEILQPILRVLGHCLLGSNSIVNCKKKERTALFDAAIGAIRSLYLRSMHDINPKAILATGSLVKLGDMAMESTDEIDYTEIPYQTIINL; translated from the coding sequence atgtcctcctcttcctcctccgACGACGACTCCGCCGCCGTAGAACCAACCCCTGCAGAAGAAACCGCCGAGAATAAAGAACCAGAAACTGCCATCGAAGAAATTGCAGCCCCCGCTGAAGCCGAAGAAACCACTCCCACCATCGCGGCCGTCGAAGCACCCGTCACCAAAACCAGCAGCAGAGCAAGCGGAAGCGGCCCAGTGGTGAGATTCGACATCTCACAATCGTCATCCTTAACCACAATCGCACAAACGGCCATCGAATCCCTAAAACCCATTCTACCAAATACCATCCCCTCATCTCTCTCTTCCGCTCCCAACCCTGCCCTCGCTCTCCTCAACGACCTCGAAACAATCGCCCAAATTACTGCCCTCCTCCGCCGCCCCACCTCCGGCGCCGGCGACGACAACCTCTGCCGTTGGCTCTACGATACTTTCCAATCCAGTAACCCCGACCTCAAACTCGTCGTCCTCCGCTTCCTTCCTGTCCTCCTCAGCGCTTACCTCTCCCGCGTGGTGTCCCGCCGTAAATCCCTCGCCGGCTTCGAAGCCGTCCTCCTCTCCCTCTACGCCCACGAAACCAACCGCCGCGCGAGCCAACCCCTCTCCGTCAACATCCCTGATTTAACTCACCCTAGTATTTACCACGAATCCATATTCCCTCACAAAAACAACGCCACAGCTCTCAACCTCGCCGTAATCTCCCCATCGTTGGAGCCCCACGGCATGGTCCGCTCCACCAAGAGGGCCCGAATCGTCGGCGTCGCACTCGAACTCTACTACACGAAAATCGATAAGATTCCAGAAACTTCCAAGATAGAGTTCTGCGAGTTTTGCCGGATTTGGGCCGGTGATGTTAACAATCGAGGAGTAAAAAAAGAGGAAGCGACGGCGGCGGTGGTAGAGGAggcggaggaggaggaggaggaggatgGAATTGGGAGAATTCCGTTGCCGTGGGAGATTCTTCAGCCGATTTTAAGAGTGTTAGGACACTGTCTTTTGGGGTCGAATTCAATAGTGAATtgcaagaagaaagaaaggacGGCGTTGTTCGATGCGGCGATTGGTGCGATTCGGAGCTTGTATTTGAGATCGATGCATGATATTAATCCGAAAGCAATCTTGGCGACTGGGAGTTTGGTGAAGTTGGGGGATATGGCTATGGAGTCGACTGATGAAATTGATTACACTGAAATTCCTTACCAAACCATCATCAACCTCTag